A region of the Struthio camelus isolate bStrCam1 chromosome 4, bStrCam1.hap1, whole genome shotgun sequence genome:
GCTTAGCACAGTTTTTAATCAAACTCTCTCTTGCTCCTTTATTCGTCCATGATTAATCTCTGCCTTAACGACAATCCAGAATGAAACTGCGAAGCAAAGCACAATTTTATGCTACCTTCTGGGATGCTGGCATTTTCACGTGTGGATGTCTTTCTTACCCGAATCTGCATTCCGCTCTGAAGGTTTTGTCTGCTGAACTGGCTGAGCTCTCTTACCCCCCACCCAATTTCTCCGGTGAGGGAAGGTCTGCGGTGTGATGCCTGTGAAGTACGGGGGGCAGGCCGCCACAAGTAGTAAGCATCGCTGGTCCCCTCGATGGCTGGAGATGTTGCTCCTATGTAATGAGTATCCTCAGGCTTCCTTGTTCTGTAGTCGCCTATTCCATCTGGGCCTTATAAAGAGAAAaggcatttaaattattttttgctccTAGCCTATGTGAGTAtgctttatattcttttattttacttataaTGCAACAACTTCATATAGCCATTCCACTGTGTGAGGATATTGTACTTCTCATATCTTTTGTTACAGTGTGCCTCCTGGAGTAGGTTTTCCGTACCGgctttttcattaaaacattctCTTGTCCTTCCCTTAAAAACCTGGCTTTTGAAAAAGCAGTATGGCATGGAACAAAATCAGACATCTTTTagtaaaaagcagatttttattatttttgatcaGGTGTCTATCCATAAAGATGATGCTTTCAGTTTATCCGCATAAACATGCTCAGGAAATGAATACATATTAGCAGAAGATATGAATTTAAAGTGGATTCATTTTACTAAATTAAGTTAGTGTAGGCATTCTAATTCAGAATTAAAGTGGccttaattcattttaattgagTTCATTgtcaaattaaaatgtaattgaaTGCAAAGTCACTTTATATGATGAGGCCCAGTGATTTTGAGAGATGTGTCTACAAGGAAATGTAATGTACATTTAAAAAGGGTCTAAATTTCTAGAACAAAATGGTTTTCCTGTTCCTTAGTTAATCAGGTGCAAATCCAAAAGATGCAGTAAAAGCACTGATAAGCAAATGCATACTCCACATTCCCAGTCCACTAAGCTTTCACATGGGAAATCTGGTCAGCAAGCTTCCCAGTTCCCACCCAGCCTGAGCACCGGAGTTTTCTTTCTGGGAAAATCAAGACACAGGAGGGTGGAGACTAAGGCACAAAGCTCACTTCAGACCTTGATTCACTTTGAGGTTCTCTGGTAGCCTCCACACCACAGTTTCACAGCGTATAAAGTGGAGACAATGATGCTCTTTGAAGGAGCGCTGTGATCTTCCTAAGTTGCTCTTATGTACTCTATGGactaaatataaagaaataggTAAACTAAGTCTTTAGAAGACTACTTTTGCAACACGGAGAGCTAGAAACTTAACTTGAAGGCTTATGATCACAAGCTGTGTCTCTCAGCTGTGCAAACAGAGCCAAAAAGTATTATGGGAACTCATAAATCACCAAAGTCCTTGTAACATCAATTTACAGCCTGAGATTAGTATTGATATTTTTACTGGCAAAATTGAGGGTAGTTTGATCTTGACAGCATATGAAGGCAGATTCTGCCTTAAAGGTTATTACAAAATCCTTGGAGGATAGCTTCAAAAAACGATACCCAAAATGTAGTAGTATAAAGTCCTTAAGATCGTGCTGGCTTAAGGGGACAGCCTTGTTCCCATTTCTGTCATCACCTCTGTAACTGGCATTTTATAAGGATTCAGCCATCAAACATCATTGAGCCAGACAAACCCCAAACAGGTTTTCAGCTGAGGAGAAAATATCTGTCATACATGGttgtgaaaaaaatgtaaagttttataaatatttaatcattATAATGGGAGACAGGTCTTTGGGCACcaaacagttttcctttttaagccAGAGGCTCAGCACTGAATCTTTGCCACAAAGCAAGATTATAAAGCCTAGTGCGGGTTCAGGCCTCTGGAAAAGCCACAAGCCATGGTTTTGGTTAGCAGGCAAACCATCAGAAGTGTGCTGACAAAGTCTCCTACTGGAGCAGCAGCTGACGATGCCAGAAGTCATCACTGCTGGTATAGATTTATACCAATTCCCTGCTGGTCTACTCATACTTATGCTATTACTTTAGCTAATAGAGCTATATTGATCCTGGCTGaggatgaaaaaagaaatcatcctCCAAACTATCAGAGTTATCAGAATGCAAAAGCAAAGGGGCAAAACAGGAAGGTAAGTTTTCACATGGAGTATTTTCAGAGCAGCTACTGAAAATGGATTAAGCAAAACTGGAACGAAGAAAGGCAGTCTTTGTATAAAACATTTGGGGAGTTTTTCAGGAATAGTCACAATGATTCTGTGTTGATCCAAATGAACTTTCAAGTGCAGATAATACCTGACTCCTGACTCCTAGGCAGTGGATTCATTTCCAAGCCATATGCCTTCTTAGGCTCCCTATTAACTGTTAACAGATCGCTAAGTGCAGAGACAGTTGAAACAAAAGATCGCTTCAGTTCAGTTAAAAGTCAGTAAAGACTGATGAATTTGCTTTAACTGAATTGCATTAACAGGGAAGGGCAAGGGCACCTTTTAAAACCAGATTTAGTCCTATTCAGCATGGAACTAAATTTAAAGTATGAGGAGCCCATGCAACGCTTCCTGTAATACCACATCCATGTTTGCAGGGTCCTGTAATTGGCAGCTTAACTTGCAGCTATAGTTGCAATAATAGTTGCAGCTATTAACCGAGCCCTCTTCTCTGAGTTAATGGGTGATTCACAGTATAAGCCCAAGGCCTCTACATGAAAGGGGCCATGCTAATTTATAAAAGCTTCCATTGGTAATTAAAAGTGATAAGGAAATGGGACTAAAAATGTTTCACTAATCCAGTTTACAGCACAGCCCCAAAACAGTTGCACCAGCATAACTGTGGAGGCAGTGAGCTGTGTCATAggtgcaaaaataaaaagcaggaacCTCTTAAATCAACCTTACTGCCAGAGAAAATACAGCTTGGAACAACGTCCTGATTTTTCAGCCGGGTTTATTATTTTTCAACTCCATGGTCTGGACCATCATTTAACTGCACATTCCACTTTCTGGGGAAGAATCTTCACTAATTACATACGTTATTGTTCTGTCTGGGCTTCAGAGGAAACAAGGCCTTTGAATAATCTGTAGAAATTGAACGGTAATTTAATAGAAAGTCATGTGGTCTCTTAATGCTTCCCATTGTGTGGTTAATACCCTGTAAGGAATGCCTTCATGTTTGCCATACGGAAAGCAAAGTTTAgactttcattcttccttttagaATAAGGAGACcggtaaacaaagaaaaacaattataaaTGTGCCCTTAATAAGGGTGAAGATGGAATAGATCTGTCCCTCTGGAAAAGCCCCAGCTTGATCCCCGAGGGACTGCCTCTCCACAGTTCTGGCTTAGCAAAGGCGTTtgggcaggctgttctttgtCAGATAAAGGGAGGCACCGCTGGCAGCGCACGCTCTGCGGAGACTTGAAATCTCAGCAGTAGGCTCCCTAGTTCAATCCAGATGCACGGATTCTCTAGACACACTGAAAGACATATTTATTTGATCACGGTTTTGGGGGCAGCTGCGGCTGTGCTCCCAGACCGACGAATGGGAGAAGAGGGGATGGTAAGAATGACAGTTATTCAGAGAACACTGAgattagttttcctttttgttctattGTTACTGCTGAAATACTAATTATAAGTCAAggatgtttcatttcatttattttagtctAAATAAATGATCGAATAAATCCCAACAATCCTACCCCCAGCAAGCTGGTGGAGCATGGGTAAAAGCGCAGAGAACCATGTCACTGCTAAATACAGAACCGTGGCTGGAACGTTAAATCCTCCCGCTCCCTcgacaacagcaacaaaattagTTCATCGTACTGGCCAAACAGTAACTTCCAGATGACCGTGATCCGACTAGCCGAAACTGGCAGTTAGGATTAATACTCATGGTGGATATAGTTAAGCATATATTTTGTACAGTTAAGCATATATTTTGTGTAAGTCTTCAGAGAATCAAGGCCAAAATCATCAGAGGTGGTCAGAAATGTCACCCTGTGATGAACCTCTTAAGCCTGACCTAAAATAAATACACAGCAAATATTGTGGTGCTTGGTAGTGCTCTTGATTAACTTTTCCAAATTAATTCCATGTGTGGACTTTCTTTTTCTGGAGTAAAAGTTCCTGGTTCCAGATTAACTGGAAcctcaaagctgctttccagtgtaAGCGTCCACAGCTGGTGTTATCAAGGAATAGCTATTTCATCAAGtcgtaataaaaaaaataagcagacCCAAGGTGTGTGTTTGCACCAGACCCTATTAATTTCCATAAGAGCTGAAGGTACTCTGTGATTTGCAGGAGAAGTTAGAAAACAGAGCGCCACAGTCAGTGATTCTAAATCAGTGAGTGAAAGAACTGCTTTCTGATCTCTCTTAAAACTGATAAGCCAAGTCTGACAGAGTGCTCAGAATTAATTTGTGAAAGAGATATAGAGAAATAATGAAAAGTTGAATTTCTGTCACAGACTGATTTCCAGCATTACTTCAAAAATGCAAATGCATATCTCAAGCTTATTTTATGgccattattttcttcaaaaggtGGAGGCAAAGTTTCAGCATCATAAActgttttccatcttttctccatTAAGTTaatctcattttgaaaagcaCCAAATAGTAATCAGTAAATAGAAATAACCACTCCCTATACTGACAAGTCAGTGCAGGCCTCAGCGGTGCCTGCCTCCTACTGCTGTTTTGTGCCTTTCTATTGACtgcctctaaagaaaaaaataaccttcAGTCTTATTCAGTCTTGACCTCTTGAGTATGCCCATGTAAATGGCAATCATGATGTCCACCTGTTTCATATAAAAATCTACCCACTGAGAGCTGCTCTGAGATCACCACCTAATATGAGGCACTGGTTTTGGGTGTGATGCTATGTGTTGTTTCTCTGTGGTGACACCAGCTTCAGTCAGTCAGCCTTCCTGCCTGTGGCAGCCCACTGTACTGAAACAACTGCTTCTCAGCCATAcggtaaagtgtttttttttcttcttcttcttcccccctgGCTATTTTTAACACAGATCAGTTTGCTGATCTCGTTTTCCTGGTGGCCTTGCAGGGAAGCAGTTGTGCCAATGCAAACAGTGTGAGAGGGGAACGAGTGGCCAAACGGCAGGAGGGCTGAAGCCCGTGGAGAGCTGTGCCTGGAGCTGTGCTCTCACTTGTGCACGAGCATGCGTCAACAGCTTTGCCTCCTGAACAATCAGCAGGTGAGGCTGAGTGTGGAGGGGTAGCCCAGTCTTTCCCTCCTGGAGGTCCTGAAATCAGGGATAGTCCGTTAGTTATGAGGCTTGTGTCAAAGACTGAAGTTTGGCTCCTTGCATAGTCATATTTCTTCTGTGTCCTTAGCAAGCTGGTCTGACTCTCTGAACTTTGTTGCCCTCCCCTAAGAAGGGCTTTAGCACTTTTCTTCTTTATGTATGTGTTGTAATTTTAATTGCACAGATAACTTGCGAAGGCTGCCTGTGTTAGCTGAGTATTTAACGCTGTTTATTTCCTTAGCTTTTTCCCCTAAATTGATTCTCAGATATCATCAGAGCCTGAGGGCTAGAAGGGAGCAGAGGAAATAAAAACTAGCTTTACTTTTGGGTCACCTGCTAATAGTCATTCAAGCAGTAAATGGGGATTCTCCACAAGAAAGACTGAAATGATGTAGTGAAGAAGTCACATTAGGTCAGGTTTATCATTCTGTCATCTGATTTATCATCTTTGCTTCTTGCCAAGATGGTTTCTGAGACTATACGAGAGGGTCAAACCCCTCTTGACCTTAGGATTGTCAATTGGGTCAGGAGATGTAGCTCGAACCAGTAGAATTTCTAGGACGTAACTGTGGAGATATCTGAGCGTGCTATATTTTAGAAATTGGATCGTGACAGAAGAGTCACAGATTTTGTTAAAATCATAACCAACAAGCTTGCATATCCTATTACAGAAATAACTCCTGTATagtgcattattttatttttagggaattattaaagggattttttaaaataataatcttcTAATCTTCACACCATTGTAAGTGGAATGGTAAACATAAATCTATCTAGACTATTAGGAAACGGAAATATAGGTGCTTACTTCTTTATGCTAAGGGTCATAGCATGCATATGAATATGTGCTAATTTTGAACCAATTTGCTAACTTGTAAGCCTGTAATAACATGCTTGTTCCTTTTACAAGCAATAGACCTCTACAAGTTGCAAGTAATTGGGCAAAGTTTacttttcactttaaaagatATCAGTGTCACTAATAGCAAATTCCACATTCTTAATTAGCAGTTAAATTGCCATCATTAAGTTACttttgatgctttaaaaataaccttGACTACTGCTGTTGCCTCAGAATTGCCTGGCAGAAATCATTCACAGGAGATTGCTCCGGCACTGACTGCCTATGTTGCACAACACTGTTGTGATGTTATTGGATTAAGGATGATCAGCAGGACGAGTCTAAATCGCTTTCCAAGACTACTTTCCCAAGAAACGTGCTTTCCCTAGAAAATATGTGCTACTAACAGAGTCTAATCCACCATCTACTGAAAGTAGTAGGAGTCTTACAGTTGATTTCGTTATATTAGATAAAACAAGGGCTAGAAAAGCTCTTAGTTAGAAAAACTCTTAATATAGTATCACAGAAGCTGGGTTGAAATAGGCTTATCTAACTTGGCATTTTTCTAAAATTTGCCCTGTTTTTGATGGTATTAACAAGGCTGCAGAAGAGTAGAGTAGGTAAACTAACAGCCTGTTTTAGTCACTAGAGGCTACTTATTCATGTATTTTTATCGCTACATGCTCATTATGACAGGGGACAGTGATGGTATCATGCTGCATCATAGTCAAAAGTCACCTCAGCATGACCTCCAAATAGTATGCCACTGTGTATAATGCTGCTGCACCTATATCTTGAAAAGCGTGTGCAGTTCTCATTCCCCATTCTTACCAATCCCTCAAATGGATTTgttaaaatgaggggaaaaactaCTGAAAGTGGCTGATGTAGATGCATATATCTAGCTGTGCCGTTCTCTTAAAGTTAGGAGCTGAAAATTAATAGTAATTTGGAATTAAAGCAAAAGTCttgattccattttttttttttttcagggagttTAAATTACGAACACACACTCACAatctcactcacacacactcttCGAAAAAGAAATGACTGAAGAAGCTGTAGTAGAGAACTACAAAATGATGACTCTTCTGAAGAAGATGAGTAAGGAAAATTACAGCATTTCATAAATCAAAAACTCAAATTAAATTGCTaggaacagattttaaaaaaaggaagttctTTTTCACACACTGTGGCTAAACTGAGGCACCTTTTGCTGCAAGGAAGTTGTAAAGCAAAAACTGTGAATGGGATTTAAGAGGAATTATAGGCAGGCTATTAGGTTAGATGAATTCTTAATCTGACTCAAAAACTGCAGGTTTTTATCTTGCTAAGACTGTACGCCAATAGCAGAAACTACTGCCATATATAAAGTGAAGAGCACATACTCATATATTCAGTGCTACTGAAATATATATGCTGCATTGTTTCTAGTGTCTTGCAgtttaaggaagaaagagaagctcTAAGCAGTTCATGCAattattgtttaatttttatgaGATAGAAGTGCACTGAAATGTATCAGTCTCTAAACTTGTGCTATTCAAAAATCATTATTAGCATGAATCAATATACAGACCATCACTATAATTTAAAAGCAGGCTCCAAGATAAATTCAGAATCATTTCATAAAGGTACTCTTTTTTTAAGTCCGTCAGTTTTATTCTTGAGTCTGTGCTTCtatagtgttttttttctggtgcaTTTGAAATTCAAATAGGGTTCTAGTAAGAATACAGCTCTGTAACTGCTATTAACTAGAAGCACCGAGAAATCCTTGCTTGCTATCAGCAGGAGGTTTTCATTCAGCCCCTCAGAGCAGAATCCTGTTTCCCTCTCAAATACCGCGAGGTCTTTTTGTTCAGTGTGTAGGTGCAGGGAgcactttttaaataacaaatgagAACTGCTGAGCAGAGCACAAAAGCTTTCAAATTGAAAAAGTGTCCAGTTCGTGTTACTGGCTCTGTGTTTTGCACATAAATAATGCTTTATGGTTGAAATATACATAGAGATCTACTTGCAAGGAAACAAATGtaagcaacaatttttttttcctatttaggcACCACAGAGCAtccaataaaacaaaaactgtggcaccattttaaaaaatatactttttttttgcaactgtttAATCTTTCGTATCTGTGCTGCTTCCACTATCATCATCAATCTATCATGTTAAACAAGGGCTTAGAGGATGAGCAGCACTAATGCAGATACGATGCCACCACTTCCTGCATGCGGCGCGTAGCGCTGCCCTTTCCCCGTCCCCATAGCATCTGTAGCCCTGCTCGAGGCTGGAACAGTGGCCGGGGGCCCTGCAGCCACCGAGTGCCACACGCTACCTGTAAAAATCACTCTCGTGCCTGCGGCCGCCCTGCCCACGGGAGCTCGCTGTGGGGAAGATGGCATGGGGCAGGCTCCCCCCAGCTCCGGACGTCCCAGCCCCGCTCGGCCTTGGCCCCagcgctgcagcagctcctgttgCCACCTCCGCTTTTCCTGCCCGAGCCCAGCCCCGACCTGCTGCCACAGGCGCTGAGGACTGACGCATTGTGACATGTCAGCCCTGTGATTCCGTGAGGGTCTGTGACACCGCTGGCCCCGCAGATGGTCAGCGCAGCGCTGGCCGGCAGGCAGCCCATGGGGGCCAGCTCCCGCGGGTGTCCTCAGGGACCTGCCTTCCTCTAAGGATCCTTCAGGATCCTGCAGTCCATGAAGTGACGACATGCAGGTCTTTATCTACAGTGACTTTTTATCTGGCTCATCCTGCagttttgctggtttttttttttttttggtgctgccAAAAGATATGGAATAAGAGCGTCCTAGAAAAAGTCATGCTGGCACACCTGTTGGAGCTGCCTTATTTTCTGCAGATACTCCAGCTGCTGAGTCCATCTGTTGtctccttttttcatttcatttgtaaACACCTTAGGGCACAGCCCATTTCGAGTTGTGTGATTGCACAGGGACTGGTAGGGTGCATTACAAATCCTCAATGCTACAGTAATGCCTATAATATTAATAGTACCCAGCAGAGATTTCCAATATATTTCCCCACATCTGAAATGAGGAGACTTCTAATTAGCAAATAATCAAAGATAAAGTAATGTTCATTAACACTCTGGTGAAACATACTTGACAGCTCTGATTTGTGTACTGAGGCTTCTTTATTGTTAATTTAAGAGTTTTACTTTTCCCAGCCTTCCTTAAAGGGCAATAGGGAGTATCTCAGAGCACCTGAGAGTTTGATCCGAGCTACTTGCCAGTGCATGGCGGCTGGCAAATTTTGATCTTGTGAGTAAGAACTGAGCTGGTGGCGACTGGCCTTGAATCACTGAGGGTAACTCGTTCAGCAGCACTTCACTCCCGACTCCTCCTCTTGACCACCTTCTAACCCTCCAGCTGCTCCTCCCTGGGTGGCTCCTCcggtctttcttcctttttacagTCTGTTCTCCCATTTCTCACTTCTCCTCCCCTCACCTTCCCTATAGCCTCTTCCTGAAGCCTTTCAGGCAAACTGTTTTGCGCTTCGTCCCACAAGGGTAGGAGAGCACCAAGCCGAGTCCCGGCCCGCTCAGGCCCTGGGTTGCACCTGGGAGGCAGCGTGTGCCACAGCTCGGAGACTGGCTTCTTCCTCCGTGCTTCTCCTCgaggaaaaaatcagaaaatcagcCTTTTAAAATGCCACCGCTGCTGAAGCGGTAGTATTCTTACGTGTGTGATGCAATACTTGACTTTCTGCACGCTTATGTCAGTATTATTCGTTTCCATACGGGAAGGGCGATAAGTTCTGCTGTTCTCGCACATCTTTGCGCTACATCAAATTCATATGCAGTAGATTGTACCTGTCTAATTATGAAAGTACAAAATCACCATTGTAACTGTcatagttaatttttttaatagaataagcCTAATAAGTCATGGAAAGATGTAATACAGGAAAAGTATGAGTGCCATGTGTTCGGTGGGCTACAGAATGGATCAtgtgattttaaatttttaagcaGAAACAAGAAGACTTATTTTGTGAAGAGGTTTACACAAGTGCATTGGTTTTGAACCATCTGCTCGACAACTATCAGGCCTTCCTCAGGCCACAAAAAAGAGCTGTCTTGCTGGAGGGGTCCATCTCTGAGATGGAGGGAGATGTGAGGCAACGCTGCTGCCGCAGCACGTTCTGCTTTTTTTGCCTGCTTAGACTTggtagtttgttttattttaaaagagaatttctAAACGAACGACTATGATATTTGGATGTAGCAGTCCGTTAATACGGGAATGTATGAGGTTGTTGTCAAATTTTTTGCTGGAAATGTGGGGTTATGTATTGCTTACTGGGATTTATTGGGAGCAGGAATTAATGCTGCTATTTATTTGGCAGCAACACCATTGTAGGTGGTGTGAAGGTGGTAGGAATGCTAAAGACTTTATCCTTAATATGTCATTTCCATGCTTCCTAAGGTTTGACTCTGAGGATTGTGCCTTGTCTGTCACTACCAGGGTTTTCGCTATGGCAATGAATATGTTTGTCAGCATTTATGGTAGGGCTGAATTTGGCTAAAAAAGGCCTTAGATATCTCAGGCAAGTTGTTGCTTTGTTGCAGAATTCATTGGCTTTATCTACATCTGAATTAATTCTCTTGAATTAACGTAGCTCAGATTAGGGCGTCTATACTGAAATTACATCCACAGTAACAGCCAGATCAACACTAGTACCAAACAAACTCACTTTTTCACGCTACAGATCTTAAAATATCATTGTTTTCAGTTGTTAACCTCTCTGCCAGAGGTGGCCATCCCTGTGGTAACTGACTGGATGCGATGTATTCCCACCTTGGTGAACAACTTTTGCTCCGGTCCACGGTGTGGTATTTTAGTCTGAGCTGCAGAGAGCTTGGTTTAAGCTCCCAGACTCGGAAATGGAATGGCTGAGGTGCGGACGCATGCTCTTCTGCCACCCCTGCTGTGCAGAAGGGGTGGTCAGAAAATCAAATGCTGCGATTAGTAAAGCGATATACCAGAGTAGGAAGATTCCCCGGGGCTCATAAAGGATCCTGAAGACTTCTGCGGGTGGActcaaagaactttttttttcccctttcagtaaGCTGAACTCCTCTATGAATTACATTCTAGTGAGTTATGGCAGAGCCAGTCTATTCCCTTGGGCTCGCCAACCAAACTGTAGGAAGACGTAAGAGG
Encoded here:
- the SPMIP2 gene encoding protein SPMIP2; this translates as MSINPNCQFRLVGSRSSGSYCLASPDGIGDYRTRKPEDTHYIGATSPAIEGTSDAYYLWRPAPRTSQASHRRPSLTGEIGWGVRELSQFSRQNLQSGMQIRKGPFRQAAEDKITHRYQNPWQPAPSVLEQQGHNARARLAWNLTSYDHPQSARAAKIQDSHLSQKPVLPQLKGRIFSLLETNLKN